Proteins encoded within one genomic window of Nonomuraea gerenzanensis:
- a CDS encoding amidohydrolase family protein, with the protein MTIIDFHCHVAAELCFPPSFRDGVVDNMAAAMQARGLPVTKERLRRMHDATLQDPLCDQLVKEMDDAGIDEAVLLVPDFTYTLKDGTHSIEEIIDHHKVVVDRHPGRFRVLAGVDPRWGADGIALFERAVDEYGFDGLKLYPPCGYRLDDPALYPFYEICAQRRLPVLSHIGATSPALDFEIALPIYVDRPARDFPGVDFVLAHGSVHYPDECAMLCNNRPNVYIDASGYEAPDGVAGLNRFFRRNINHKVLFGTDWPIFRLQGKQTNFVERLAAEGAFPAEMPQADRDLFMWRNAQRLLDKKGTGR; encoded by the coding sequence ATGACGATCATCGACTTCCACTGCCACGTCGCGGCCGAGCTGTGCTTCCCGCCCTCGTTCCGCGACGGGGTCGTCGACAACATGGCCGCGGCCATGCAGGCGCGCGGCCTGCCCGTCACCAAGGAACGGCTGCGCCGCATGCACGACGCGACCCTCCAGGACCCGCTCTGCGACCAGCTCGTCAAGGAGATGGACGACGCGGGCATCGACGAGGCCGTGCTGCTCGTGCCCGACTTCACCTACACGCTCAAGGACGGGACGCACTCCATCGAGGAGATCATCGACCACCACAAGGTCGTGGTCGACCGGCATCCCGGCCGCTTCCGCGTGCTGGCCGGCGTCGACCCGCGCTGGGGGGCCGACGGGATCGCGCTGTTCGAGCGGGCCGTCGACGAGTACGGCTTCGACGGGCTGAAGCTCTACCCGCCGTGCGGCTACCGCCTCGACGACCCGGCGCTCTACCCGTTCTACGAGATCTGCGCGCAACGCCGGCTGCCGGTGCTCTCGCACATCGGCGCGACCTCCCCGGCGCTGGACTTCGAGATCGCGCTGCCCATCTACGTGGACCGGCCCGCCCGCGACTTCCCCGGCGTGGACTTCGTGCTCGCGCACGGCAGCGTCCACTATCCCGACGAGTGTGCGATGCTCTGCAACAACCGGCCGAACGTCTACATCGACGCCAGCGGCTACGAGGCCCCCGACGGCGTGGCCGGGCTCAACCGGTTCTTCCGCCGCAACATCAACCACAAGGTGCTGTTCGGCACCGACTGGCCGATCTTCCGGCTGCAGGGCAAGCAGACCAACTTCGTGGAACGGCTCGCGGCGGAAGGGGCCTTCCCTGCCGAGATGCCGCAGGCCGACCGCGACCTGTTCATGTGGCGAAACGCACAACGGCTTCTGGACAAGAAGGGCACAGGCAGATGA
- a CDS encoding acyl carrier protein → MTEEALCQIIASVLPGRDVAPSMSLRNDLGVDSIGLMSIVFVLEEQTGIDAMDHIQQFIEAEYVHDLVGICLGANS, encoded by the coding sequence GTGACCGAGGAGGCGCTCTGCCAGATCATCGCCAGCGTCCTGCCCGGCAGGGACGTGGCGCCGTCCATGAGTCTCAGGAACGACCTCGGCGTCGACTCGATCGGGCTTATGAGCATCGTGTTCGTGCTGGAGGAGCAGACCGGTATCGACGCCATGGACCACATCCAGCAGTTCATCGAAGCCGAGTACGTGCACGACCTCGTCGGCATCTGCCTGGGGGCGAACTCATGA
- a CDS encoding AMP-binding protein, translating into MFVDSLVDRLAEHPGQRMRFLSRDGGTLVRTYAEIHDDAVRLMGELRDSGLGAGDLVGVLGPNSYEWILADLALLALGCVPVAIPAENRSEPAEIGALVARYRLTALLVTRPLPGDDGPPAGTAVLTERPVKLDPVRHADAPVLPPGVCTIAFSSGTAGTQKGLLLTDDGIANTVELSARAWQVTTDDDLAIVMPYSNFQQRYLTYLAIWTGCAVTVVPPEIMFQAFRTVEPTIILGPPSFFELLHNRVLAADPPERITKGRGWLSMYGSRVRLMYIGSAPVPPAMVALFHELGAPLYELYGSTEIGWIAMNVPGRARIGTAGRPVAGITVELGDDGEVIVRAERPQVVGYVYEGVETQDAVFLPDGRIATGDLGVMEDGFLRLTGRKKNVIITRSGVKINPAELEADLERALPGARAMVALPDGAALLACVVWTDDLAGAAEVESAVQRLNAGREPSHRIATTVVRPAAELTVESGLLTRNFKIDRGAVMRAVWRSGDR; encoded by the coding sequence ATGTTCGTTGACTCCCTGGTGGACAGGCTCGCCGAGCATCCCGGCCAGCGGATGCGCTTCCTGTCGCGGGACGGCGGCACGCTGGTCAGGACGTACGCCGAGATCCACGACGACGCCGTGCGGCTCATGGGTGAGCTGCGCGACAGCGGCCTTGGCGCGGGCGACCTCGTCGGCGTGCTCGGCCCGAACTCCTACGAGTGGATCCTGGCCGACCTCGCGCTGCTCGCCCTGGGCTGCGTCCCCGTCGCCATCCCCGCGGAGAACCGCTCGGAGCCCGCGGAGATCGGCGCGCTCGTGGCCAGGTACCGGCTGACGGCGCTGCTGGTGACCCGGCCGCTGCCGGGTGACGACGGCCCGCCCGCGGGCACCGCGGTCCTCACCGAACGGCCGGTCAAGCTGGACCCGGTGCGGCACGCCGACGCGCCGGTGCTGCCGCCGGGCGTGTGCACGATCGCGTTCTCCTCGGGGACCGCGGGCACGCAGAAGGGCCTGCTGCTCACCGACGACGGCATCGCCAACACCGTCGAGCTGTCGGCCCGCGCGTGGCAGGTGACCACGGACGACGACCTCGCGATCGTGATGCCGTACTCGAACTTCCAGCAGCGCTACCTCACCTACCTCGCCATCTGGACGGGCTGCGCGGTCACCGTGGTGCCGCCGGAGATCATGTTCCAGGCGTTCAGGACGGTGGAGCCCACGATCATCCTCGGCCCGCCGTCCTTCTTCGAGCTGCTCCACAACCGGGTCCTGGCCGCCGACCCGCCCGAGCGGATCACCAAGGGGCGCGGCTGGCTGTCGATGTACGGCTCGCGGGTCCGGCTCATGTACATCGGGTCCGCGCCCGTGCCGCCGGCCATGGTGGCGCTGTTCCACGAGCTGGGCGCGCCGCTTTACGAGCTCTACGGCAGCACCGAGATCGGCTGGATCGCCATGAACGTGCCGGGCCGGGCCAGGATCGGCACGGCGGGACGGCCCGTGGCCGGCATCACCGTCGAGCTCGGCGACGACGGCGAGGTCATCGTGCGCGCCGAGCGGCCGCAGGTCGTCGGCTACGTCTACGAGGGCGTCGAGACGCAGGACGCGGTCTTCCTGCCCGACGGCCGGATCGCCACCGGCGACCTCGGCGTCATGGAGGACGGGTTCCTGCGGCTCACGGGCCGCAAGAAGAATGTGATCATCACCCGCAGCGGCGTGAAGATCAACCCGGCCGAGCTGGAGGCCGACCTCGAACGGGCCCTGCCCGGCGCGCGCGCCATGGTGGCCCTGCCGGACGGCGCCGCGCTGCTCGCCTGCGTCGTCTGGACCGACGACCTGGCGGGGGCCGCCGAGGTGGAGTCGGCCGTGCAGCGGCTCAACGCCGGCCGCGAGCCGTCGCACCGGATCGCGACCACCGTCGTCCGCCCGGCCGCGGAGCTGACCGTGGAGAGCGGCCTGCTGACCAGGAATTTCAAGATCGACCGTGGCGCGGTGATGCGCGCCGTGTGGAGGAGTGGCGACAGGTGA
- a CDS encoding GMC family oxidoreductase has protein sequence MRADYIIVGAGAAGCILASRLSEDPGTRVLLLESGARRRSPLLSIPAAETILMGDPGYDWCFDTEADPTIGGRSLRIPRGRLLGGSNQINGMIFVRGQREDYDEWERLGNPGWSWAGVLPYFMRLERTELGGPGRGRDGLISVGPPRERDELCEAFLLAAQKAGYRENPDYNSGDQEGFGYYQVNHDRGRRSSVAGTYLRRAMRRPNLLVVTGAHVTGLRFEGRRCVGVRFRHRGEARRADCAREVILSAGTVQSPQLLELSGVGPAEVLAAAGVPVVHHLPGVGENFRDHYATRLRWRVRRPITFNERSRGLRLAGEIATYLTRRRGLLSLPIALGHGFVRSSDAEPRPDLQFHFAPASYGAGATRRLDTAPGMTLGVYPLRPESAGSIHIRSADPAAPPAIRPRFLDSEADRARLVAGMRIARRVVAEPALDAYRAYELIPGQDVRTDDELVAYAREHGDTSYHPVGTCRMGDDPMAVVDHRLRVRGLSGLRVIDASVMPTMVSGNTNAASMMIGEKGAALVIADSLEKNA, from the coding sequence ATGCGGGCCGACTACATCATCGTGGGGGCGGGCGCGGCGGGCTGCATCCTGGCGTCGCGGCTGTCGGAGGACCCCGGCACGCGGGTGCTGCTGCTGGAGTCGGGGGCGCGGCGGCGCAGCCCGCTGCTGTCGATCCCGGCCGCGGAGACCATCCTCATGGGCGACCCCGGCTACGACTGGTGCTTCGACACCGAGGCCGACCCGACGATCGGCGGCAGGAGCCTGCGCATCCCGCGCGGCCGGCTGCTCGGCGGGTCCAACCAGATCAACGGCATGATCTTCGTGCGCGGCCAGCGCGAGGACTACGACGAGTGGGAGCGCCTGGGCAACCCCGGCTGGTCGTGGGCCGGCGTGCTGCCGTACTTCATGAGACTGGAGCGCACGGAGCTGGGCGGGCCGGGCCGCGGGCGGGACGGGCTGATCAGCGTCGGGCCGCCGCGCGAGCGCGACGAGCTGTGCGAGGCGTTCCTGCTGGCCGCGCAGAAGGCCGGGTACCGCGAGAACCCCGACTACAACTCCGGTGACCAGGAGGGCTTCGGCTACTACCAGGTCAACCACGACCGTGGCCGCCGCTCGTCGGTCGCGGGGACGTATCTGCGCCGGGCGATGCGGCGGCCGAACCTGCTCGTGGTCACCGGCGCGCACGTCACCGGGTTGCGGTTCGAGGGCAGGCGCTGCGTCGGCGTGCGCTTCCGCCACCGGGGCGAGGCCCGCCGGGCCGACTGCGCGCGCGAGGTGATCCTCAGCGCGGGCACCGTGCAGTCGCCGCAACTGCTCGAACTGTCGGGGGTCGGCCCGGCCGAGGTGCTGGCCGCGGCCGGGGTGCCGGTCGTGCACCACCTGCCAGGCGTGGGGGAGAACTTCCGCGACCACTACGCGACCCGGCTGCGCTGGCGGGTCCGCCGTCCCATCACCTTCAACGAGCGCTCGCGCGGCCTGCGCCTGGCCGGCGAGATCGCGACATACCTGACGCGCCGCCGGGGGCTGCTCAGCCTGCCCATCGCGCTCGGCCACGGGTTCGTCCGCTCCTCCGACGCCGAGCCGCGGCCGGACCTGCAGTTCCACTTCGCCCCCGCCAGCTACGGCGCGGGCGCGACCCGGCGGCTGGACACCGCTCCCGGCATGACGCTGGGCGTCTACCCGCTGCGGCCCGAGTCCGCCGGGTCCATCCACATCCGCTCCGCCGACCCGGCGGCGCCACCCGCGATCAGGCCGCGCTTCCTCGACTCCGAGGCCGACCGCGCGCGGCTGGTCGCCGGGATGCGCATCGCCCGCCGCGTGGTGGCGGAGCCGGCGCTCGACGCGTACCGCGCGTACGAGCTGATCCCGGGCCAGGACGTCAGGACGGACGACGAGCTGGTCGCCTACGCCCGGGAGCACGGCGACACCTCCTACCACCCGGTGGGAACGTGCCGGATGGGCGACGACCCGATGGCGGTCGTGGACCACCGGCTGCGCGTGCGCGGCCTGTCCGGGCTGCGCGTGATCGACGCCTCGGTGATGCCGACCATGGTCTCCGGCAACACGAACGCCGCGAGCATGATGATCGGCGAAAAAGGCGCAGCGCTCGTCATCGCCGATTCCCTGGAGAAGAACGCATGA